One genomic window of Sphingopyxis sp. OPL5 includes the following:
- a CDS encoding MAPEG family protein has product METNAILGPVATLALWSMVMWVWMYATRIPAMSRAKIDAAKLVGGTGKSLDEVLPPEVQWKAHNYNHLMEQPTVFYAVALALAIGGLGGGLNTQIAWAYVGLRILHSIIQATVNRVMWRFGIFALASLALLALCVHAFMGFVLH; this is encoded by the coding sequence ATGGAAACCAACGCGATATTGGGGCCGGTCGCGACGCTCGCACTATGGTCGATGGTGATGTGGGTGTGGATGTATGCGACGCGCATCCCCGCGATGAGCCGCGCCAAGATCGACGCCGCGAAGCTGGTCGGCGGCACCGGCAAGAGCCTCGACGAGGTGTTGCCGCCCGAAGTCCAGTGGAAGGCGCACAACTATAACCATCTGATGGAACAGCCGACGGTGTTCTACGCGGTCGCGCTGGCGCTCGCGATCGGCGGTCTGGGCGGCGGCCTCAACACCCAGATCGCCTGGGCCTATGTCGGTCTGCGCATCCTGCACAGCATCATCCAGGCGACGGTCAACCGCGTGATGTGGCGCTTCGGCATCTTCGCGCTGGCGAGCCTCGCGCTGCTCGCGCTGTGCGTGCATGCGTTCATGGGCTTCGTGCTGCATTGA
- a CDS encoding class I SAM-dependent RNA methyltransferase has protein sequence MTETTLITRIAARGDGVTADGRHVMGAVPGDHVRDDGIIVLGPNRAEPPCRHFGKCGGCQMQHVAEPALADYVRDRVIGGLAGQEVSADVVLPALLSPAHSRRRAALTALRTGKQVAMGFNAAQSNQIVDMRMCPLLLPELFALVAPVRELLVLIAPPRRPVKVKMQMLDQGVELVLEGVKAEGLDAAMALQDFAGANRLARFVIDQGDGYETLWQPDPPTVRFGGIAVEVPPFAFLQPTAVGQEALIEAVTRAIGDAPAVADLFAGVGTFALSVQAGRKVYAAEGARDAVAALTGAANRARALVASEHRDLFRRPLVPAELNRFGAVILDPPRAGAEEQAKELAASDVPAIAYVSCNPASFARDAKILVAGGYRLDWVQPVGQFRWSTHVELAGRFSK, from the coding sequence GTGACCGAAACCACCCTGATTACCCGTATCGCCGCGCGCGGCGATGGCGTGACCGCCGATGGCCGCCATGTGATGGGCGCGGTACCGGGCGACCATGTCCGCGACGACGGCATCATCGTCCTCGGCCCCAACCGTGCCGAACCGCCGTGCCGTCATTTCGGCAAATGCGGCGGGTGCCAGATGCAGCACGTCGCCGAACCCGCGCTCGCCGACTATGTGCGCGACCGGGTGATCGGCGGGCTTGCGGGGCAGGAGGTGTCGGCGGACGTAGTGCTGCCCGCGCTGCTGTCGCCCGCGCACAGCCGTCGTCGCGCGGCGCTGACCGCGCTGCGCACCGGTAAGCAGGTCGCGATGGGTTTCAACGCGGCGCAGAGCAACCAGATCGTCGACATGCGGATGTGCCCGCTGCTGCTGCCCGAACTGTTCGCGCTCGTCGCGCCGGTGCGCGAATTGCTGGTGCTGATCGCGCCGCCGCGGCGCCCGGTGAAGGTCAAGATGCAGATGCTCGACCAGGGCGTCGAACTGGTGCTCGAAGGCGTGAAGGCCGAAGGACTCGACGCGGCGATGGCGTTGCAGGATTTCGCAGGGGCGAACAGGCTCGCGCGCTTCGTCATCGACCAAGGCGACGGGTATGAGACGCTGTGGCAGCCCGATCCGCCGACGGTGCGCTTCGGCGGCATCGCGGTCGAGGTTCCGCCCTTCGCGTTTCTGCAGCCGACGGCGGTCGGGCAGGAGGCGCTGATCGAGGCCGTGACGAGGGCGATCGGCGATGCACCGGCGGTCGCCGACCTGTTCGCGGGGGTCGGGACCTTCGCGCTGTCGGTGCAGGCGGGCAGGAAAGTCTATGCTGCCGAGGGTGCGCGCGATGCGGTCGCGGCGCTGACGGGGGCGGCGAACCGGGCGCGGGCGCTGGTCGCGAGCGAGCATCGCGACCTGTTCCGGCGGCCACTGGTGCCGGCCGAACTCAACCGCTTCGGCGCGGTGATCCTCGATCCGCCGCGCGCCGGCGCCGAGGAGCAGGCGAAGGAACTGGCGGCATCGGACGTGCCGGCGATCGCCTATGTCAGCTGCAACCCCGCGAGCTTTGCGCGCGATGCGAAGATATTGGTCGCGGGCGGCTATCGCCTCGACTGGGTACAGCCGGTCGGGCAGTTCCGCTGGTCGACGCATGTCGAACTGGCGGGACGGTTTTCGAAATAG
- a CDS encoding 4-(cytidine 5'-diphospho)-2-C-methyl-D-erythritol kinase yields the protein MTAFTETGWAKINLALHVRARRADGYHEIETLFAFVDHGDGIAARVAEADRLTIDGEFAEGLSTGPDNLVQRAVALLRERYGADRVPPLAIELTKRLPVAAGIGGGSADAAAMARLVRTHFLPELGDATLARVVAPLGADVAACVASATCLGVGVGEQLSPVPELRLGDTPVLLVNPREAVATGPVFAAWDGIDRGALFGDPAGRAQLFAARNDLQRAAIAQCPAIVNVLIELGGLSPWLARMSGSGATCFALFDALAERDAASVKLAQSHPHWWQMAGTLR from the coding sequence ATGACCGCGTTTACCGAGACGGGCTGGGCGAAGATCAATCTCGCGCTGCATGTCCGCGCGCGGCGGGCCGATGGCTATCACGAGATCGAGACTCTGTTCGCCTTCGTCGACCATGGCGACGGGATCGCGGCGCGGGTGGCCGAGGCCGATAGGCTGACGATCGACGGCGAATTTGCCGAGGGGCTGAGCACCGGGCCGGACAATCTGGTGCAGCGCGCAGTTGCCCTGCTCCGCGAACGCTATGGCGCCGACCGGGTGCCGCCGCTCGCGATCGAGCTGACCAAGCGGTTGCCCGTCGCGGCGGGGATCGGCGGCGGTTCGGCCGACGCCGCGGCGATGGCACGGCTGGTGCGAACACATTTCCTGCCCGAATTGGGCGACGCGACGCTGGCGCGGGTCGTCGCCCCGCTGGGCGCCGATGTCGCGGCGTGCGTCGCGAGCGCGACCTGCCTCGGCGTGGGGGTAGGCGAGCAACTCTCGCCGGTGCCCGAATTGCGCCTCGGCGATACCCCGGTGCTGCTGGTCAATCCGCGCGAGGCGGTGGCGACCGGGCCGGTGTTCGCGGCGTGGGACGGGATCGATCGCGGCGCGCTGTTCGGCGATCCGGCGGGGCGCGCGCAATTGTTCGCGGCGCGCAACGACCTGCAACGCGCGGCGATCGCGCAATGTCCGGCGATCGTGAATGTGCTCATCGAACTTGGCGGCCTCAGCCCCTGGCTGGCGCGCATGTCGGGATCGGGGGCGACCTGTTTTGCGTTGTTCGATGCGCTCGCCGAACGCGACGCGGCGTCGGTCAAGCTGGCGCAGAGCCATCCGCATTGGTGGCAGATGGCGGGGACGCTGCGATGA
- a CDS encoding tetratricopeptide repeat protein: MAEDAGDPQQALAALTAASSLIPDLPGLRGRMLEQAIDAGDLEAARSAAALLWAGGDRRFDAQLVLVTDALRRSDWKAARDYVAGRADKTGGDAVARLVTPPLNSWIDAGLREKSPERHLLDAGGRGLPQPAFQLEAALVQLATGRKADAVALADKVTLTDRTSQLVAVRLAATLDKTGESDAAKRLRGRIALAAGEREDPVLLLPDQAVINPRGGVAHWFGLLADGFARTPNSNPKIPLLFARVAYWLEGSDWQARAALVEALDRNERQDDALGVLQDGRVPLPPVLMMRRAELLADDGKTADAVALAERAVATDKPARTLLVRYADVARRSNDPRAAERAYARLEADLGDDDFDKALHGSILIARAELLLQANDWDAAEPLLDKAIALRPDDPNILNFVGYSSIERRKNVDKSLAQIEAAWAQDPQSAAVTDSLGWAYFLTGRVDEAVPLLEKAQGGDPGNAVIVEHLGDAYWQAGRRFQARYTWRAAALLAEADMATRIAAKLRDGLTPATTAP, from the coding sequence TTGGCCGAGGATGCCGGCGATCCGCAGCAGGCGCTCGCCGCGCTGACCGCGGCGTCGAGCCTGATCCCCGACCTGCCCGGGCTGCGCGGGCGGATGCTCGAACAGGCGATCGACGCGGGCGATCTCGAGGCCGCGCGCAGCGCCGCAGCGCTGCTGTGGGCCGGCGGCGACCGCCGGTTCGATGCACAACTGGTGCTGGTCACCGACGCCCTGCGCCGGTCGGACTGGAAAGCCGCGCGCGACTATGTCGCGGGTCGTGCCGACAAGACCGGCGGCGACGCGGTCGCGCGGCTGGTGACGCCGCCGCTGAACAGCTGGATCGATGCGGGACTGCGCGAAAAATCGCCCGAGCGGCATCTGCTCGACGCTGGCGGGCGCGGACTGCCGCAGCCGGCGTTCCAGCTCGAAGCGGCGCTGGTCCAGCTTGCGACGGGACGCAAGGCCGATGCGGTGGCGCTCGCCGACAAGGTGACGCTGACCGATCGCACCAGCCAGTTGGTCGCGGTTCGCCTTGCCGCGACGCTCGACAAGACGGGCGAGAGTGATGCGGCGAAGCGGCTGCGTGGGCGGATCGCGCTGGCGGCCGGCGAGCGCGAAGATCCGGTGCTGTTGCTGCCCGACCAGGCGGTGATCAACCCGCGCGGCGGGGTGGCGCACTGGTTCGGCCTGCTCGCCGATGGCTTTGCGCGCACCCCGAACAGCAATCCGAAGATTCCGTTGCTCTTCGCGCGCGTCGCTTACTGGCTTGAAGGCAGCGACTGGCAGGCGCGCGCCGCGCTGGTCGAGGCGCTCGACCGCAACGAGCGCCAGGATGATGCGCTCGGCGTGCTGCAGGACGGCCGGGTGCCTCTGCCCCCGGTGCTGATGATGCGGCGGGCCGAACTGCTGGCCGATGACGGTAAGACGGCCGATGCGGTGGCGCTCGCCGAACGGGCGGTGGCAACCGACAAGCCGGCACGCACCTTGTTGGTGCGCTATGCCGATGTCGCGCGGCGCTCGAACGATCCGCGCGCCGCCGAGCGCGCCTATGCGCGGCTCGAAGCCGATCTGGGCGACGATGATTTCGACAAGGCGCTGCACGGCAGCATCTTGATCGCGCGCGCCGAACTGCTGTTGCAGGCGAACGACTGGGATGCGGCCGAGCCGTTGCTCGACAAGGCGATCGCGCTGCGCCCGGACGATCCGAACATCCTGAATTTCGTCGGCTACTCGTCGATCGAGCGGCGCAAGAATGTCGACAAGTCGCTCGCGCAGATCGAGGCGGCGTGGGCGCAGGACCCGCAAAGCGCGGCGGTTACCGACTCGCTCGGCTGGGCCTATTTCCTGACCGGGCGTGTCGATGAAGCGGTGCCGCTGCTCGAAAAGGCGCAAGGCGGCGATCCGGGCAATGCGGTGATCGTCGAGCATCTGGGCGATGCCTATTGGCAGGCGGGGCGGCGGTTCCAGGCGCGCTACACCTGGCGTGCCGCAGCGTTGCTGGCGGAAGCCGATATGGCGACGCGGATCGCGGCGAAGCTGCGCGACGGGCTGACCCCCGCGACGACCGCACCATGA
- a CDS encoding NAD(P)H-hydrate epimerase — MPVRGIGDQDAYNVLHRRQTRYDKEMVIPRDAPILTTAAMRAAEAACVEAGTSLSELMDRAGAAVADTAWRMAAGGPVLILCGPGNNGGDGYVAARLLAERGAVVRVAALAEPATDLARAARALWGGPVEALTGDTGPAPLIVDALFGVGLTRPIGGDLAAILRSFAGRRVLAVDVPSGVDGDGVHDWTPPLSADVTLALGALKPAHVLLPAAPHCGRVLLAAIGIAAERAMRSAALPLIVAPGATAHKFNRGMVLVRSGPMSGAARLTAAAALRSGAGYVVLSGADDAPFDAIIAEEAARYGKRLGDARVGAVIVGQGYPVGEGLDRDVAAALDGGKPLVLDAAAIAAALPRLRASRGAVPAILTPHEGEFTRAFPGLAGSKIDRAKAAAADAGAVLIYKGADTVIAAPDGRVVAAWPGSPWLATAGTGDVLAGACGAMLARGGDAFDAAVSAVGWHIARAQAIGPGLVADDLAADDLAKD; from the coding sequence GTGCCGGTTCGGGGCATCGGCGACCAGGACGCGTATAATGTTCTGCATCGACGGCAAACGCGCTACGACAAGGAAATGGTCATTCCCCGCGACGCCCCGATCCTGACCACCGCCGCGATGCGTGCGGCAGAGGCGGCGTGCGTGGAGGCCGGGACCTCGCTGTCCGAATTGATGGACCGGGCCGGCGCGGCGGTGGCCGACACGGCATGGCGTATGGCGGCGGGCGGGCCGGTGCTGATCCTGTGCGGGCCGGGCAATAATGGCGGCGATGGCTATGTGGCGGCGCGTTTGCTTGCCGAGCGTGGTGCGGTGGTGCGGGTTGCCGCGCTGGCCGAACCGGCGACCGATCTGGCGCGCGCGGCGCGGGCGCTGTGGGGCGGGCCGGTCGAGGCGCTGACGGGCGATACGGGCCCGGCGCCACTGATCGTCGATGCCCTGTTCGGCGTCGGATTGACGCGGCCAATCGGCGGCGACCTCGCGGCGATCTTGCGGAGCTTCGCCGGGCGTCGCGTGCTGGCGGTTGATGTGCCGAGCGGGGTCGATGGCGATGGGGTTCACGACTGGACACCGCCGCTGTCCGCCGATGTGACGCTCGCCCTGGGGGCGCTCAAGCCCGCGCATGTGCTGCTGCCGGCTGCGCCGCATTGCGGGCGGGTTTTGTTGGCGGCGATCGGGATCGCGGCCGAGCGAGCGATGCGGAGCGCGGCGCTGCCCTTGATCGTCGCACCCGGCGCCACCGCGCACAAGTTCAACCGCGGGATGGTGTTGGTCCGGTCGGGGCCAATGTCCGGTGCCGCGCGGCTGACCGCCGCCGCGGCGCTGCGGAGCGGGGCGGGTTATGTCGTGCTGAGCGGCGCCGACGATGCGCCTTTCGATGCGATCATTGCCGAAGAGGCGGCGCGCTATGGCAAGCGGCTGGGCGATGCGCGGGTCGGCGCGGTGATCGTCGGGCAGGGTTATCCGGTGGGCGAAGGACTGGACCGCGATGTTGCGGCGGCGCTCGATGGGGGCAAGCCGCTTGTGCTCGATGCCGCTGCCATCGCTGCCGCTCTGCCGCGCCTGCGCGCGTCCCGTGGCGCGGTGCCCGCGATCCTGACCCCGCATGAGGGCGAGTTCACCAGGGCTTTTCCGGGGCTGGCGGGCAGCAAGATCGATCGCGCCAAGGCCGCCGCCGCCGATGCGGGCGCGGTGCTGATCTACAAGGGCGCCGATACCGTGATCGCGGCGCCCGACGGCCGCGTCGTCGCGGCCTGGCCGGGCAGCCCCTGGCTCGCCACGGCGGGGACGGGCGACGTCCTCGCGGGGGCATGCGGGGCGATGCTGGCGCGAGGCGGCGATGCTTTTGATGCGGCGGTTTCCGCAGTGGGCTGGCATATTGCGCGCGCGCAGGCTATCGGCCCCGGCCTCGTCGCCGACGATCTGGCGGCCGACGACCTGGCGAAAGACTGA
- a CDS encoding MAPEG family protein: MTPNILAPGAVLILWTLIMLVWVAVSRFRALAKSGIDLKAAPPGGRGGDLEGILPPLANWKSHNYTHLLEQPTLFYAVILILHAVGGYPAYVVWIAWTYVALRVIHSFWQATVNRIPVRFAIFAASTLCLLALALLAVIATLG; the protein is encoded by the coding sequence ATGACGCCGAATATTCTCGCGCCGGGCGCGGTGCTGATCCTGTGGACGCTGATCATGCTGGTGTGGGTCGCGGTATCGCGATTCCGCGCGCTGGCGAAGTCGGGGATCGACCTGAAGGCGGCCCCTCCCGGCGGCCGCGGCGGCGACCTCGAAGGCATATTGCCGCCGCTCGCCAACTGGAAATCGCATAATTACACGCACCTGCTCGAACAGCCGACGCTTTTCTATGCGGTCATCCTGATCCTGCACGCGGTCGGCGGTTATCCCGCCTATGTTGTGTGGATCGCCTGGACCTATGTCGCGCTGCGCGTCATCCACAGTTTCTGGCAGGCGACGGTGAACCGCATTCCGGTGCGCTTTGCCATTTTTGCCGCGTCGACGTTGTGCCTGCTGGCGCTCGCCTTGCTGGCAGTGATCGCAACTTTGGGTTGA
- a CDS encoding N-formylglutamate amidohydrolase — MSEAWVALGYPRAGGVLLIGDHASNHVPADIDLGIDPALLSEHIAIDLGVAEVAALLVEAGAVDAAILGGVSRLVVDCNRDEDAPGAVPIASDGHAIPGNALDHDGREARIARVFRPYHDHIAATIAAQRPAMILSLHSFTPSLASDPEQARPWQAGVLYNEDDRLAAPAIAALEAEGLIVGDQLPYSGKLLNATMNRHAEANGIPYVGIEMRQDLARDAAGQALFAERLARMCNKLALNIAE, encoded by the coding sequence ATGAGCGAGGCGTGGGTCGCGCTCGGGTATCCGCGCGCGGGCGGGGTGCTGCTGATCGGGGACCATGCGTCGAACCATGTGCCCGCCGACATCGACCTTGGCATCGACCCCGCATTGCTAAGCGAGCATATCGCCATCGATCTCGGTGTGGCCGAGGTCGCGGCGCTGCTGGTCGAGGCGGGGGCGGTCGATGCCGCGATCCTCGGCGGGGTGTCGCGACTGGTCGTCGACTGCAACCGCGATGAGGACGCGCCCGGCGCGGTGCCGATCGCCAGCGACGGCCACGCGATCCCGGGCAATGCGCTGGATCATGATGGCCGCGAGGCACGGATCGCGCGCGTCTTCCGGCCCTATCACGACCATATCGCCGCGACGATCGCGGCGCAGCGTCCGGCGATGATCCTGTCGCTGCACAGCTTTACGCCATCGCTCGCGAGCGATCCGGAGCAGGCGCGGCCGTGGCAGGCCGGGGTTCTCTACAATGAGGACGACCGGCTGGCGGCGCCCGCGATCGCGGCGCTGGAGGCCGAGGGACTGATCGTCGGCGACCAGCTTCCCTATTCGGGCAAGCTTCTGAACGCGACGATGAACCGGCATGCCGAGGCCAACGGGATTCCGTATGTCGGGATCGAGATGCGGCAGGATCTGGCGCGCGACGCGGCGGGGCAGGCGCTGTTCGCCGAACGGCTTGCTCGCATGTGCAACAAACTGGCATTGAATATCGCAGAATAG
- the ilvD gene encoding dihydroxy-acid dehydratase encodes MPSYRSRTTTHGRNMAGARGLWRATGMKDSDFGKPIIAVVNSFTQFVPGHVHLKDLGQMVAREIEAHGGVAKEFNTIAVDDGIAMGHDGMLYSLPSRDLIADSVEYMVNAHCADAMVCISNCDKITPGMLMAALRINIPVVFVSGGPMEAGKVVLKGKTVALDLVDAMVAAADEKYSDEEVLAIEQAACPTCGSCSGMFTANSMNCLTEALGLSLPGNGSTLATHADRKALFLNAGRLVVDMCRRHYEQDDDSVLPRNIATFEAFENAMSLDIAMGGSTNTVLHLLAAAFEAGVDFTMADIDRLSRRVPCLSKVAPAKSDVHMEDVHRAGGIMAILGQLERAGLLHAHLPTVHSATLGDALNKWDISRTNDPEVQKFFMAAPGGVPTQVAFSQDRRWDDLDLDREAGVIRSAEHAFSQDGGLAVLSGNVALDGCIVKTAGVDESILKFSGPAKVYESQDAAVAGILTGQVETGDVVVIRYEGPKGGPGMQEMLYPTSYLKSKGLGAACALITDGRFSGGTSGLSIGHVSPEAAEGGTIGLVENGDLINIDIPSRTITLAVADSVLAERRAVMEAKGEAAWQPEKARPRKVSVALQAYAAMTTSAARGAVRDLSQLKGGKG; translated from the coding sequence ATGCCTTCATATCGTTCGCGCACCACCACCCATGGCCGCAACATGGCGGGTGCTCGCGGCCTCTGGCGCGCGACCGGGATGAAGGACAGCGATTTCGGCAAGCCGATCATCGCGGTGGTCAACAGCTTCACCCAGTTCGTGCCGGGCCATGTCCATCTGAAGGACCTCGGCCAGATGGTCGCGCGCGAGATCGAGGCGCATGGCGGGGTCGCCAAGGAATTCAACACGATCGCGGTCGATGACGGCATCGCGATGGGCCATGACGGCATGCTCTACAGCCTGCCGAGCCGCGACCTGATCGCCGACAGCGTCGAATATATGGTCAACGCGCATTGCGCCGACGCGATGGTGTGCATTTCGAACTGCGACAAGATCACGCCGGGCATGCTGATGGCGGCGCTGCGCATCAATATTCCCGTCGTCTTCGTGTCGGGCGGCCCGATGGAGGCGGGCAAGGTCGTGCTCAAGGGCAAGACCGTCGCGCTCGACCTCGTCGATGCGATGGTCGCCGCGGCGGATGAGAAATATAGCGATGAGGAAGTGCTGGCGATCGAACAGGCGGCGTGTCCGACCTGCGGCAGTTGTTCGGGCATGTTCACCGCCAATTCGATGAACTGCCTGACCGAAGCTTTGGGACTGTCGCTGCCGGGCAACGGCTCGACGCTGGCGACGCACGCCGACCGTAAAGCTTTGTTTTTGAACGCCGGTCGCCTCGTCGTCGACATGTGCCGCCGCCATTATGAGCAGGACGACGACAGCGTGTTGCCGCGCAATATCGCGACCTTCGAAGCGTTCGAAAATGCGATGAGCCTCGACATCGCGATGGGCGGATCGACCAACACGGTGCTGCACCTGCTCGCTGCGGCGTTCGAGGCCGGGGTCGATTTCACCATGGCCGACATCGACCGGCTGTCGCGCCGCGTGCCGTGCCTGTCGAAGGTCGCGCCGGCGAAAAGCGACGTCCATATGGAGGATGTCCATCGCGCCGGCGGGATCATGGCGATCCTCGGCCAGCTTGAGCGCGCCGGGCTGCTTCACGCGCACCTGCCGACGGTCCACAGCGCGACCTTGGGCGATGCGCTCAACAAATGGGATATTTCGCGGACCAACGACCCCGAGGTCCAGAAATTCTTCATGGCGGCGCCCGGGGGCGTGCCGACGCAGGTCGCGTTCAGCCAGGACCGGCGCTGGGACGACCTCGACCTCGACCGCGAAGCCGGCGTGATCCGCTCGGCCGAGCATGCGTTCAGCCAGGATGGCGGGCTGGCGGTATTGTCGGGCAATGTCGCGCTCGACGGCTGCATCGTGAAGACCGCCGGGGTCGACGAGAGCATCCTGAAATTTTCGGGTCCTGCGAAGGTCTATGAAAGCCAGGATGCTGCGGTCGCCGGAATCCTGACCGGGCAGGTCGAGACGGGTGACGTCGTCGTCATCCGCTACGAAGGGCCGAAGGGCGGGCCGGGCATGCAGGAAATGCTCTATCCGACGAGCTATCTCAAATCGAAAGGGCTGGGCGCCGCCTGCGCTTTGATCACTGACGGGCGGTTTTCCGGCGGCACCTCGGGGCTGTCGATCGGCCATGTTTCGCCCGAAGCGGCCGAGGGCGGGACGATCGGGCTGGTCGAGAATGGCGATCTGATCAACATCGACATTCCGTCGCGGACGATCACGCTTGCGGTCGCCGACAGCGTGCTGGCCGAGCGTCGCGCCGTGATGGAGGCGAAGGGGGAGGCTGCCTGGCAGCCCGAGAAAGCGCGTCCGCGCAAGGTTTCGGTAGCACTTCAGGCTTATGCCGCGATGACGACCAGCGCCGCACGCGGCGCGGTGCGCGATCTTTCGCAGCTAAAGGGGGGCAAGGGTTGA
- a CDS encoding helix-turn-helix transcriptional regulator, with amino-acid sequence MPQPEPNPPAQLLTDRRVALPVATLALQAVAAIYFVVDGIDDLFTEVRQGITAEIVMECIVAFALLGGVVMGSRYIRRITAELRRQDRALADARGALADHIALRFDEWGLTPGEGEVALFALKGCDVAAIARLRGAATGTVRSQLSQIYAKAGVSSQAMLVSLFIEDLLDAPRPA; translated from the coding sequence ATGCCGCAGCCCGAACCGAACCCGCCTGCCCAACTGCTGACCGACCGGCGCGTCGCGCTCCCGGTCGCCACCCTCGCGCTTCAAGCGGTTGCCGCCATCTACTTCGTCGTCGACGGCATCGACGACCTGTTCACCGAGGTGCGCCAGGGCATCACCGCGGAGATCGTCATGGAATGCATCGTCGCCTTCGCCCTGCTCGGCGGAGTCGTGATGGGGTCGCGCTACATCCGCCGGATCACCGCCGAACTGCGTCGACAGGACCGGGCACTCGCCGATGCACGCGGCGCGCTCGCCGACCATATCGCGCTGCGCTTCGACGAATGGGGACTGACCCCGGGCGAAGGCGAAGTCGCGCTGTTCGCGCTCAAGGGCTGCGACGTCGCCGCGATCGCCCGGCTGCGCGGCGCGGCGACCGGCACGGTGCGCTCGCAGCTCAGCCAGATTTACGCCAAGGCCGGGGTCAGCAGCCAGGCCATGCTGGTGTCGCTGTTCATCGAGGATTTGCTCGACGCACCGCGCCCCGCATAA
- a CDS encoding CaiB/BaiF CoA transferase family protein, protein MTMLEGIRIIDLTTVIFGPYATQMLADLGAEVIKVEAPGLGDISRYLGNGIPDPTMGSVHLTVNRGKRSIALDLKKAEDAAVLRDLIATADVFFHNVRGKAIARLGFDYDGCKAIKPDIIYVHGTGFGQDGPYADLQAYDDVIQAATGTTSLLPRVDGDPRPRYLPSLIADKVAGQYGAQAILAALIHKLRTGEGQAVEVAMFECFTSFMMVEHLRDDTLDPPIGPAGYPRQLDPTRQPFPTKDGYVAIVPYTPDSTARLLALFGSAPLLGTPAFEAAKAKGEHMQLVYTEIAHQTPAKTTDEWLALFAENDIPAMAVRDLQDIREDPHLAATGFFRHRTHPDVGGFYEMQPPVKYGAAPPRDIGFAPRIDGDGTAIRAEVAARQNQ, encoded by the coding sequence ATGACCATGCTCGAAGGCATCCGCATCATCGACCTGACGACGGTCATCTTCGGCCCCTATGCGACCCAGATGCTCGCCGACCTGGGCGCCGAGGTAATCAAGGTCGAGGCGCCGGGGCTGGGCGATATCTCGCGCTACCTCGGCAACGGCATTCCCGACCCGACGATGGGGTCGGTCCACCTGACGGTCAATCGCGGCAAAAGGTCGATCGCGCTCGACCTCAAGAAGGCCGAGGACGCCGCGGTGCTGCGCGACCTGATCGCGACCGCCGACGTGTTCTTCCACAATGTCCGCGGCAAGGCGATCGCGCGGCTCGGCTTCGATTATGACGGCTGCAAGGCGATCAAGCCCGACATCATCTATGTCCATGGCACCGGCTTCGGACAAGACGGTCCTTACGCGGATTTGCAGGCCTATGACGACGTCATTCAGGCCGCGACGGGCACCACCAGCCTGTTGCCGCGCGTCGACGGCGACCCGCGCCCGCGCTATCTGCCGTCGCTGATCGCGGATAAAGTGGCGGGCCAATATGGCGCGCAGGCAATCCTCGCGGCGCTGATCCACAAATTGCGCACCGGCGAGGGCCAGGCGGTCGAGGTTGCGATGTTCGAATGTTTCACCAGCTTCATGATGGTCGAGCATCTGCGTGACGACACGCTCGATCCGCCGATCGGCCCGGCGGGGTACCCGCGCCAGCTCGACCCGACGCGCCAGCCCTTCCCGACCAAGGACGGTTATGTGGCGATCGTCCCCTACACCCCCGATTCGACCGCGCGCCTGCTCGCGCTGTTCGGCAGCGCGCCGTTGCTCGGCACCCCGGCGTTCGAGGCGGCGAAGGCGAAGGGAGAGCATATGCAGCTCGTCTACACCGAGATCGCGCACCAGACCCCGGCGAAAACGACCGACGAATGGCTCGCGCTGTTCGCCGAGAATGATATTCCCGCGATGGCGGTGCGCGACCTGCAGGACATTCGCGAGGACCCCCACCTCGCCGCGACGGGCTTTTTTCGCCACCGGACCCATCCCGATGTCGGCGGCTTTTACGAGATGCAGCCGCCGGTGAAATATGGCGCCGCGCCGCCGCGCGATATCGGCTTCGCTCCCCGGATCGACGGCGATGGCACCGCGATCCGGGCCGAGGTGGCGGCGCGGCAAAACCAATAA